The Benincasa hispida cultivar B227 chromosome 11, ASM972705v1, whole genome shotgun sequence genome has a segment encoding these proteins:
- the LOC120090682 gene encoding uncharacterized protein LOC120090682 — protein sequence MEILSPSFLFHLFAINLLGLLLPLSFLLLARLSSVLYLIGLLPLSSPLLLSLILYVNSPLLFLLVSFVIVSTLFHSLTGKSALPTKLPGPVSQPRLYTAWIFLCTLQVCVGVGIEGSLSSGLNHAAAGHIEGGLWRRLLFFFGLHEAVVHWTRAVVKPVVDDTVFGESRKEKWFETAATAVSLGGLWWWRLRDEAEALVVVAESKWLTSAELGPADISGWCLYYITVAIGIAKIVRFVAWFGGIFVSTKHSKKPHEVGVENHV from the exons ATGGAAATTCTAAGCCCTTCCTTTTTGTTTCATCTCTTTGCCATCAACCTTCTTGGCCTCTTGCTTCCCCTTTCGTTCCTCCTCCTCGCTCGTCTCTCTTCTGTCCTATATCTCATCGGCCTGCTACCGTTGTCGTCGCCTTTGTTGCTCTCTCTTATTCTCTATGTAAACTctcctcttcttttccttctcgTTTCTTTTGTCATTGTCTCCACTCTTTTCCACTCTCTCACTGGAAAATCTGCTCTCCCAACCAAACTCCCTGGTCCCGTCTCCCAACCACGTCTTTACACTGCATGGATTTTTCTATGCACTCTTCAG GTATGTGTCGGTGTCGGGATCGAGGGGAGCTTATCAAGCGGCCTGAACCACGCGGCAGCCGGCCACATCGAGGGCGGCCTGTGGAGGAGGCTGTTGTTTTTCTTTGGACTTCATGAGGCGGTGGTGCACTGGACGAGGGCGGTGGTGAAGCCGGTGGTGGATGACACCGTATTTGGGGAGTCTAGGAAAGAGAAGTGGTTTGAGACGGCAGCTACAGCGGTGAGTTTGGGCGGGCTGTGGTGGTGGCGGTTGAGAGATGAGGCGGAGGCGCTAGTGGTTGTGGCGGAAAGCAAGTGGTTGACGTCGGCGGAATTGGGTCCGGCAGACATTTCCGGCTGGTGTTTGTATTACATTACGGTGGCCATTGGAATTGCTAAGATTGTTAGGTTTGTTGCTTGGTTTGGTGGGATTTTTGTCTCTACAAAACATTCTAAAAAGCCCCATGAGGTTGGTGTTGAGAATcatgtttga